CTTTGCATCCCGACGACCTACGTCACAAGAGTCGTAGCCAATGACGGCAGGCCCGGGTGGCGGATCAGCCAATGGGCTCAGAGAGGGAGATTTGAAAGTGTCCGGGTCGCGGAGCTCCGGGGGCCGGTTCTCCCGTGTGCGAGCGCCCAGCGGAGTGGGGAGCGGCTGCGCTGGGGACTCCGGAGGGCGCAGGTGACCCACGGGATCCGGTTCGGGTTAGGCGGGTCCACGTGCCAGCAGCCGTCTAGGAGGAGGGGCGCGGGTGTGCGCCCGGGCCTCGGCTGCGTGCGCTCCCCGCAGACCTGCCTCCCCGCCTTCCGCTTCTCAGCGCGGGTTCTCTCTCTGCCCAGCTCTCCTCCCGCTTTTCCTCTGGAGAATGGCTCAGAAGGAGAACACCTACCCGTGGCCCCACCACTCGCAGACGGTAAGGTCCTGGCCACACCCTTTGCCCACCTCACCCCAGAAGGCAGATGCCAGACCCTGCAGATGGCCGGTCGGCTAAGTGCTTCCGACGTGTGTGCCCCGGGCGTTTGTTTGCAGAGCCCAGTCCGGTCTCTGAAAAAATttaactacacaggaaatagactAAAAGGTCCGGAATGGTCTAATCTAAATACTTATTTATGATGCTAATTACAAAACCCAGAGCTTTGAGTTTTGATGGACCACCGAGCTGCAGAGCAGCTCTGGAGTTTAGCTTAAAGAGTGGTGGGAACTAAGGAtccaaatacatttaaaatggtgtctgtgtgtgtgtgtgtgtgtgtgtgtgtgtgtgcacgcgtgcgcgcggtTGCAGGTGCCAGTCTGTACTAATATCACCGGGGTAAGTGTGTAGACTCCCTGGGGCCTTCTcttggctgaagagatggcctggTAAGAACAGTGGTGCCCAGCTGTCATGAGCTTAGCTCCGTGATGGGGCCCTGGGCCCTACCCCACAAAAGAAGAGCCCTTCACCGTCTGCTCGCTGCTTTGGGGACCTGGGCACCCTGGACAGTCCATCCACTTCCTGGTCCCAGGTCCCTTCCTGAATGAAGCACTGGGTAAAAGTGACAAGAGTGGGTGGAGTCTGAGCGAGACAGACGGTTACTTTTACCTTGGTCACTATCAAAAGAAATTGTCCAGTACTCAGAGAGGTTTGAGAGTGAAGATGTGGCCCAAGGCCACCATAATGTCCCTCAGTGTCCCTATGGTGTGCTACTTATAGAGGGTTAAGTACCAGTGTGGCGCTTACCTAGGCCTGGGTGAATGTGGTAATGTGTGTAGAACTGCCCAGACCGTGTCCTGCTTGAGAAAGGTGTGGACCAGGGTTAGGCAAACTGTTCAGTGTTGGAGTCGTTTGCCCCTTGtcttgggttgtttggttggtttgtttgtttcaagacagggtttctctgtgtagccctggctgccctggactcactttgtagagcaggctggcctcaaactcacagcaacccccctgcctctgcctcctgggtgctgcgactagaggtgtgcaccaccacacccggcctcgatttttatttttatttcttatgccAGGACACCTAGCtgtcaggttttttgtttctttgttttgtttctctgttagccctggctgtcctggatcttactCTGCGCCCAGCTcgattattttctccttcttcttcttcttcttcttcttcttcttcttcttcttcctcttcttcttcctcgacaggtactcactcactcactccaggctggcctttaactcctgcgagttggtttttttctttctttttttaaaaaaattatttatttattatatacacagtgttctgcctgcatgtacacctgcacatcagaagagggcatcagatcacattatagatggttgtgagccaccatgtggttgctgggaattgaactcagggcccctggaagggcagccagtgctcttaacctctgagccatctctccagccccctgcaagTTGTTTCTTAATAACCCATTTCATGTGGAGCAATGAACAGAACTTTGGGGCTAGGCAGCCAAACCATGGTGTGTCACTGCTGTTCTCTGAACTCTTAATGGTCGGGCtcttctggtttgtttggttggtttggtttgcttatTGAGAGAGGGTtgctctatgtagccctggctgtcctggaactcgctttgtagagcaggctggcctcaaatttagagatccacctgcctctgcctccagagtgctggggagtggggattaaaggtgtgcatcaccaccacgcAGCGAGTGGAAGAGTTCTGTAAGGCGTAGTAACAAGGTGGGGTGGAGagaggcgggtctctgtgagttggggtccagcctggtctacaaatccagtccagaacagacagggcttaatacacagagaaaccctgtctgaaaaaaacaaaaccaaacccaagtaGCTGAAATGCTGCTCATAGCACATTGCAGCCAGGCCTGAGGGACAAGGACGTCCTCAGAGCCAACCTTTGCTCCCCAGTCTCAGTCAGGCCTGAAGACCCTGCCCCAGAGAGTCCTGCGGAAGGAGCCTGCTGTGATGTCGGCTCTTGCCCTCATGAACCGTTCCAATGGCCAGTCCACAGGTACCTGGGACAATGGGAAGGGCATTGGCTCAAAGGGACCAGAACCTAAGAGAGGGCATACGGTGAGAACGTAAAAGGAGGAACTCAATACACTTGCTCTCTCCTTAGCCACCCCTGGCCGGAAGCTGACCGAGAACTCGAGTCAGGCCTCCACTGCCTTGTAAGTACCCCAGGGCAGGTCGGGTGACTTAAACAGAGACAAGGCAGGAATGGAAGTTAAGGGGAGTAGGGCTAGCGAGAAATGCAGGTGGTTAAGGAGAAACACCTGAGAGAACCTAAGCGGCCAGCACTGAGCTGGCTGacccccctcacccaccccacctcaccccaccgcCTGCCACTTTTCTAATCAGGCGGTCTCCCACTATTGACGACTTTGAGATTGGGCGTCCTCTGGGCAAAGGCAAATTTGGAAATGTGTACTTGGCTCGGGAAAGGAGAAGCCATTTCATCGTGGCCCTCAAGATCCTCTTCAAGTCTCAGATTGAGAAAGAGGGCGTGGAGCACCAGCTGCGCCGAGAGATCGAAATCCAGGCGCACCTGCAGTACGCGTTGCCCCGACCCTGGCCCCTCTGCCCGCCTGGTGCCCTCTGCCCGCCTGGTGCCCTCGAGTCACTGTTTCTGCAGGCCCAGCCCCATCTTGTTTACCCACCTGGACCACCTGCCCCAGTccctccccaccactcccctccccacctgccccagcccctccccatcaCTCCCCGCCGCCCCCTCCTTGCCCCCGCTTCCCCTACTCCCCCGCCcgcactcccaccccccacccccgggcccCCAGAAGCAAACTGAAGcagcttttccttcctcctggCCCCAGACACCCCAACATTCTTCGCCTCTACAACTACTTCCACGACCGGCGGAAGATCTACCTAATACTGGAGTACGCCCCCCGCGGGGAGCTCTACAAGGAGCTACAGAAGCACCGAACTTTCGATGAGCAGCGGACTGCCACGGTGAGGGCGGCCACTGTCAGGGCGGCCGGCCACGGTCAGGGCGGCCACGGTCAGGGCGGCCGGCCACTGTCAGGGCGGCCACGGTCAGGGCGCAGGGGCGTGTgaggctggggctgctgctggaAGGGAGCTGGAGGCCTGATTTTCCTG
The genomic region above belongs to Acomys russatus chromosome 25, mAcoRus1.1, whole genome shotgun sequence and contains:
- the Aurkb gene encoding aurora kinase B, whose amino-acid sequence is MAQKENTYPWPHHSQTSQSGLKTLPQRVLRKEPAVMSALALMNRSNGQSTATPGRKLTENSSQASTALRSPTIDDFEIGRPLGKGKFGNVYLARERRSHFIVALKILFKSQIEKEGVEHQLRREIEIQAHLQHPNILRLYNYFHDRRKIYLILEYAPRGELYKELQKHRTFDEQRTATVRAIMEEVADALMYCHRKKVIHRDIKPENLLLGLQGELKIADFGWSVHAPSLRRKTMCGTLDYLPPEMIEGRMHNEMVDLWCIGVLCYELMVGNPPFESPNHSETYRRIVRVDLKFPASVPEGAQDLIRKLLKHNPSDRLPLAQVSAHPWVRAHSRRVLPSSALQPAS